In Nostoc sp. UHCC 0926, a single genomic region encodes these proteins:
- a CDS encoding nuclear transport factor 2 family protein translates to MTNIITALVRRQLRFPASIWLVSFLLTLGLTSGWERTQATTPQQLVQATTAQNAPADLKNLLTQVDAAASRGDVKGVLQFYSPNFTHGDGLNRQTLEKSLISLWQRYPKLQYSTKLLSSKSEGNGIIAETETKITGLPSGNSNNLALNATIKSRQRIVGGKIVRQDILAERTLLTSGSKPPQIDIKLPQQVLVGQKYNFDAIIQEPLGDDFLLGTALEESIQPEKFLNPTPVDLELLTSGGLFKTGQAPSTPGSQWVSAVILRGSGMTMVTQRLQVVKK, encoded by the coding sequence ATGACTAACATTATTACCGCCTTAGTGAGACGCCAACTCAGATTTCCAGCCAGTATTTGGTTAGTTTCGTTCCTGCTAACCCTTGGTTTAACAAGTGGTTGGGAACGCACTCAAGCGACGACACCACAGCAATTAGTCCAAGCCACTACAGCCCAAAATGCACCAGCCGATCTGAAAAACCTGTTGACACAAGTTGATGCAGCCGCCAGCCGGGGCGATGTCAAAGGGGTGTTGCAATTCTACAGCCCCAATTTCACTCATGGGGATGGATTAAACCGCCAAACTCTGGAAAAGTCTTTGATTTCACTTTGGCAACGATATCCCAAATTGCAATACAGCACGAAACTGCTATCTTCAAAATCTGAAGGCAATGGGATTATTGCTGAAACAGAAACGAAGATAACTGGCTTACCCTCCGGTAACAGCAATAATTTGGCTCTCAATGCCACGATTAAATCGCGTCAGCGCATTGTAGGTGGAAAAATCGTCCGCCAAGACATTTTGGCAGAACGCACCCTACTTACCTCTGGCAGCAAGCCGCCCCAAATTGATATTAAATTACCACAGCAGGTACTAGTTGGTCAGAAGTATAATTTTGATGCGATCATCCAAGAACCACTTGGTGATGATTTTCTACTAGGAACGGCGTTAGAGGAATCTATCCAACCAGAGAAATTTCTCAACCCCACACCCGTGGATTTGGAATTACTGACATCTGGCGGACTGTTTAAAACGGGACAAGCACCATCTACCCCTGGTAGCCAATGGGTTTCTGCTGTCATCCTGCGGGGTAGTGGGATGACGATGGTAACTCAGCGCCTGCAAGTGGTGAAGAAGTAG
- a CDS encoding RNA recognition motif domain-containing protein, with protein sequence MSIYVGNLSYQVTEEDLKLAFKEYGTVNRVQLPTDRETGRPRGFAFVEMESDTQEQAAIDALDGAEWMGRDLKVNKAKPREERSSSSRGSWGGGNARRNSNRY encoded by the coding sequence ATGTCAATTTACGTCGGAAACCTGTCCTATCAGGTTACAGAAGAGGACCTAAAGCTGGCTTTTAAAGAATACGGAACAGTGAATCGTGTTCAACTACCCACAGATCGGGAAACAGGCCGGCCGCGTGGGTTCGCTTTTGTGGAAATGGAATCAGACACACAAGAGCAAGCTGCCATTGATGCACTTGATGGTGCTGAGTGGATGGGACGTGATTTGAAAGTGAACAAAGCTAAACCTCGTGAGGAAAGAAGTAGCTCCTCTCGTGGTAGCTGGGGTGGCGGTAATGCCCGTCGCAACAGTAATCGTTACTAA
- a CDS encoding VOC family protein → MTITLNHTIVPAHDKEASARFFAKIFGLEVEVPVGHFAAVHINDALTLDFADAEAFEQHHYAFHVSDEEFDAIFARVKEAGIEYSSDPMHQNKGQINHWNKGRGFYFYDSNGHNLELLTRA, encoded by the coding sequence ATGACAATTACTCTAAATCACACCATAGTGCCCGCACATGACAAGGAAGCATCGGCAAGGTTCTTTGCAAAAATTTTTGGTTTAGAGGTCGAGGTTCCCGTTGGTCACTTCGCTGCTGTGCATATAAATGATGCATTGACGCTCGACTTCGCCGATGCTGAAGCGTTCGAGCAGCATCATTATGCGTTCCATGTGAGTGATGAAGAATTTGATGCAATTTTTGCCCGCGTGAAAGAGGCAGGTATTGAATACAGTAGCGACCCCATGCATCAAAATAAAGGACAAATTAATCACTGGAATAAGGGTCGTGGGTTCTATTTCTATGACTCCAATGGTCACAATTTAGAATTGTTGACCCGTGCATAG
- the rpsU gene encoding 30S ribosomal protein S21, translated as MTQVVLGENEGIESALRRFKREVSKAGIFQDMRKKRHFETPIEKEKPKAVARHKQRRNQHSRFS; from the coding sequence ATGACACAAGTAGTTTTAGGGGAGAATGAAGGTATTGAATCAGCCTTGAGAAGATTTAAGCGGGAAGTTTCTAAAGCTGGAATTTTCCAAGATATGAGAAAAAAGCGTCACTTCGAGACACCGATAGAAAAAGAGAAGCCTAAAGCAGTTGCTAGGCACAAGCAACGTCGTAATCAACATTCTCGCTTCAGTTAA
- a CDS encoding 3'(2'),5'-bisphosphate nucleotidase CysQ family protein: MKNLQEILAIAREVGWGAADILRAYYHGTAKDPNLEVQYKQNEPVTVADVAVSQYILQRLQATLGNEDFAYISEETYQSPSPGAHPSAPWVWIIDPLDGTRDFIKKTGDYAVHIALVKETRPVLAVVAVPEAQKLYYAIKGGGTFVETRDQSVPLQVSSGKRVEDLTLVVSRSHRNQGLDYLLQNLPCQNQKAVGSVGCKIATIVEQQADIYISLSGKSAPKDWDMAAPELILTEAGGKFTHFDGTALQYNTGDINQWGGLLASNGEYHELLCKEAERILAQFEHS; this comes from the coding sequence ATGAAAAACTTACAAGAAATATTAGCCATCGCTCGTGAGGTAGGTTGGGGAGCAGCAGATATCCTGCGAGCATATTACCACGGCACTGCAAAAGACCCTAACTTAGAAGTACAATATAAACAGAATGAGCCTGTTACCGTTGCCGATGTAGCTGTGAGTCAATACATTTTGCAGAGGCTACAAGCAACTTTGGGTAATGAAGATTTTGCTTACATCAGCGAAGAAACCTATCAATCGCCAAGTCCGGGCGCACACCCTTCTGCCCCTTGGGTATGGATAATTGACCCTTTGGATGGCACACGAGACTTTATCAAAAAAACTGGGGACTATGCGGTTCACATTGCTTTAGTCAAGGAAACACGCCCAGTGTTGGCAGTGGTGGCAGTACCAGAGGCTCAAAAGTTATATTATGCGATCAAAGGTGGGGGTACATTTGTAGAAACCCGTGATCAATCTGTTCCTTTACAAGTGTCGTCAGGCAAACGAGTTGAGGATTTAACCTTAGTCGTTAGTCGCTCTCACCGCAACCAAGGCTTAGATTACTTACTCCAAAACTTACCTTGTCAAAATCAGAAAGCTGTGGGTAGTGTAGGCTGCAAAATCGCCACCATTGTTGAACAACAGGCAGATATCTACATTTCCCTTTCCGGTAAGTCTGCGCCCAAAGACTGGGATATGGCAGCACCAGAACTGATTTTAACAGAAGCTGGTGGTAAATTTACCCACTTCGACGGCACTGCATTGCAGTATAACACCGGTGATATCAATCAATGGGGAGGTTTGCTGGCTAGTAACGGTGAATATCACGAGTTGCTGTGTAAGGAAGCAGAAAGGATTTTAGCGCAGTTCGAGCATAGCTAA
- a CDS encoding SDR family oxidoreductase has product MTSLQNQIILITGASSGIGTACAKIFAGAGAKLILAARRLERLQQLADTLSKDFSTEIHLLQVDVRDRNAVESAISTLPSAWSDIDILINNAGLSRGLDKLHEGSFQDWEDMIDTNVKGLLYLSRYVVPGMVSRDRGHVVNLGSIAGHQTYPGGNVYCATKAAVRAISEGLKQDLLGTRVRVTSVDPGMVETEFSEVRFHGDTERANKVYQGVTPLTADDVADVIFFCVTRSPHVNINEVVLMPVDQASATLVNRRT; this is encoded by the coding sequence ATGACTTCTCTACAAAATCAAATCATTTTGATCACTGGTGCAAGTAGTGGTATTGGTACTGCTTGTGCCAAAATCTTTGCTGGTGCTGGTGCAAAATTAATCCTAGCGGCACGACGGTTAGAACGTTTGCAGCAGCTAGCAGATACTCTCAGTAAAGATTTTAGTACTGAAATTCATTTGTTACAGGTAGATGTGCGCGATCGCAACGCTGTTGAATCTGCTATTTCTACTCTCCCCTCTGCCTGGTCTGACATCGACATTCTCATTAACAATGCTGGTCTAAGTCGTGGTTTAGACAAGTTGCACGAAGGCAGCTTTCAAGACTGGGAAGACATGATTGATACTAACGTTAAGGGTTTACTTTACCTTTCCCGTTATGTCGTTCCGGGAATGGTGAGTCGCGATCGCGGTCATGTGGTAAATTTAGGTTCCATTGCCGGACATCAAACCTATCCCGGTGGCAATGTCTACTGTGCTACCAAAGCAGCTGTGAGAGCAATTTCTGAAGGTTTAAAACAAGACCTGTTGGGAACGCGAGTCCGTGTAACTTCGGTTGACCCTGGTATGGTAGAAACGGAATTTAGCGAGGTGCGCTTTCACGGAGATACTGAACGCGCCAACAAAGTCTACCAGGGAGTTACACCCCTGACAGCAGATGATGTGGCTGATGTGATATTTTTCTGCGTGACGCGATCGCCCCATGTCAATATTAATGAAGTTGTGCTGATGCCTGTTGACCAAGCTAGCGCTACCCTAGTTAATCGGCGAACATAA
- the murG gene encoding undecaprenyldiphospho-muramoylpentapeptide beta-N-acetylglucosaminyltransferase gives MANAPTRLLIAASGTGGHLFPAIALAEKLPDYQIEWLGVPNRLETQLVPKQYPLNTIAVEGFQQGFGLSSVRTLGKLAGSILEVRRILKQGNFQGVFTTGGYIAGPAVIAARSLGLPVVFHESNAIPGKVTRFFGPWCSAVALGFEVAAKYLPRAKNVCVGTPVRSQFLDGAIDAPLDLAIPEGVPLIVVFGGSQGAVAVNKLVRESANAWFDAGVYVVHLTGDRDPEADSLKHPQYIALPFYNNMAALLQRATLAISRSGAGSLTELAVCGTPAILIPYPFAAEDHQSYNADVFTSSGAALTLKQSELTAQALQSNVLNLLQSPQELAKMGEKAKAIAVPDSAEKLAQLVREVIET, from the coding sequence ATGGCAAACGCACCGACACGATTATTAATAGCTGCCAGTGGGACTGGTGGACACTTGTTTCCAGCGATCGCACTGGCAGAAAAACTTCCAGATTATCAAATAGAATGGCTGGGAGTCCCCAATCGGCTAGAAACTCAACTTGTCCCCAAACAGTATCCCTTGAATACTATTGCAGTTGAAGGGTTTCAGCAAGGGTTTGGACTCTCCTCGGTTCGCACCTTGGGTAAACTAGCTGGTTCGATTCTGGAAGTTAGACGAATTCTCAAACAGGGAAATTTTCAAGGGGTATTTACCACAGGAGGTTACATTGCCGGGCCAGCAGTCATTGCGGCGCGTTCCCTCGGTTTACCCGTGGTTTTCCACGAATCTAACGCAATACCTGGTAAAGTAACTCGCTTTTTTGGCCCTTGGTGTAGTGCGGTAGCCTTGGGATTTGAAGTAGCTGCTAAATATTTACCCCGTGCAAAAAATGTCTGTGTTGGCACTCCTGTGCGATCGCAATTTCTCGATGGGGCAATTGATGCACCCTTGGATTTAGCCATTCCTGAGGGTGTTCCCTTAATTGTCGTATTTGGTGGTAGCCAAGGTGCAGTTGCGGTTAATAAGTTGGTGCGCGAATCTGCAAACGCTTGGTTTGATGCTGGTGTCTATGTAGTACACTTAACTGGCGATCGCGATCCAGAAGCCGATAGTCTCAAACATCCACAGTACATAGCCTTACCTTTTTACAACAATATGGCGGCGTTGTTGCAACGAGCAACTCTTGCTATTAGTCGTTCTGGCGCAGGTAGCTTGACAGAATTGGCAGTGTGTGGAACGCCAGCGATTTTGATTCCTTACCCCTTTGCCGCAGAAGACCATCAATCTTATAATGCAGACGTATTTACTTCATCTGGTGCGGCGTTAACACTGAAGCAATCGGAATTGACAGCACAAGCATTGCAAAGTAATGTATTAAATTTGTTGCAGTCACCGCAAGAGTTAGCAAAGATGGGAGAAAAAGCAAAGGCGATCGCAGTTCCCGATAGTGCCGAAAAGTTGGCGCAATTAGTGCGTGAGGTGATAGAAACATAA
- a CDS encoding catalase — translation MTEHNPINEQSKQKDLDSSRQEAGEYLTTNQGLRVNNTNDSLKAGSRGPTLIEDFHFREKLAHFDRERIPERVVHARGAGVHGYFQPYESLAEYTKAKFLQDPSVKTPVFVRFSTVVGFRGSADTARDVRGFSVRFYTEDGNYDIVGNNIPVFFIQDAIKFPDLVHALKPEPHNEIPQAGTAHDNFWDFISLMPESMHMIMWILSDRTLPRSYRMMQGFGIHTFRFVNEQGKARFVKFHWKPILGVHSMVWDEAQKAGGKDPDFHRRDLGDAIEMGDYPEFELGVQIVEEEDEFKFDFDILDSTKLIPEELVPVKPIGKMVLNRNPDNYFAETEQVAFQPANIVPGIDFSDDPLLQGRIFSYADTQVHRLGSANYTDLPINRPVCPFDNNQRDGVMQYNIPTSKVNYYPNSLGKGCPMTAPENLGGFVSYQERMEGNKIRERSPSFQDHFSQATLFWNSLSETEKEHLVKAAHFELGKVMNPAVKERMLELFNSVDHQLVTRIAEGLGLPAPTEVTPNHGQKSPALSIQTMLEKMPDKSIKSRKIAILAADGVNAQELGALQEALMQQGAHTKVVATHGGKIKGDDGQQIPVEMTFVTAASVMFDAVYVPGGAQSIKMLKQQGEAVHFINEAFKHCKAIAATSEGVELLSMANLEGVKLSQDGVRSEIGVVTSGQASDLKSIADDFISAIAQHRHWMRFQKEMVPA, via the coding sequence ATGACTGAACACAATCCGATCAACGAGCAAAGCAAACAGAAGGATCTAGACTCCTCTCGTCAAGAAGCCGGGGAATATCTGACCACCAATCAGGGACTTCGGGTTAACAACACAAATGATTCGCTCAAAGCTGGATCGCGTGGCCCCACATTGATAGAAGACTTTCACTTCCGTGAGAAACTGGCACACTTTGACCGAGAGCGGATTCCAGAGCGGGTGGTTCATGCGCGAGGAGCAGGTGTTCATGGGTACTTCCAGCCTTATGAATCCCTGGCAGAGTATACAAAGGCAAAGTTTCTCCAAGATCCCTCCGTTAAAACTCCGGTCTTCGTTCGATTTTCGACTGTTGTCGGGTTTCGCGGTTCAGCTGATACTGCACGCGATGTGCGCGGATTTTCTGTCAGATTCTACACTGAAGATGGCAACTATGATATAGTCGGCAACAATATTCCGGTGTTTTTTATCCAAGACGCCATCAAGTTTCCTGACTTGGTTCATGCTCTTAAACCCGAACCACACAACGAGATACCCCAAGCGGGAACCGCTCATGATAACTTCTGGGACTTCATCTCGCTAATGCCGGAATCAATGCACATGATTATGTGGATACTGTCCGATCGCACCCTTCCCAGAAGCTACCGCATGATGCAAGGGTTTGGTATTCACACTTTCCGCTTTGTCAACGAACAAGGCAAAGCAAGGTTTGTGAAATTTCATTGGAAGCCGATTCTGGGCGTGCATTCGATGGTGTGGGATGAGGCGCAGAAAGCAGGCGGAAAAGACCCTGATTTTCATCGCCGAGATTTAGGGGACGCGATCGAAATGGGCGATTATCCTGAATTTGAACTCGGTGTGCAGATTGTTGAGGAAGAGGACGAATTTAAATTTGATTTTGATATCCTTGATTCCACCAAGCTCATTCCCGAAGAACTGGTTCCTGTGAAGCCAATCGGCAAAATGGTACTCAACCGCAACCCAGACAACTACTTTGCCGAAACCGAACAAGTTGCTTTCCAACCTGCCAATATTGTACCGGGCATTGACTTCTCGGATGACCCACTACTGCAAGGTCGGATCTTCTCCTACGCTGATACGCAAGTACACCGTTTGGGAAGTGCAAATTATACCGATCTACCAATTAACCGCCCCGTTTGTCCGTTCGATAATAACCAACGGGACGGCGTTATGCAGTACAACATTCCCACTTCAAAGGTGAACTACTACCCCAATTCCCTCGGTAAAGGTTGCCCAATGACGGCTCCGGAAAATCTCGGCGGCTTTGTCAGCTATCAGGAGCGGATGGAAGGTAATAAAATCCGAGAACGCAGCCCTAGTTTCCAAGACCACTTCAGTCAGGCGACCTTATTCTGGAACAGTTTGTCTGAGACTGAGAAAGAACACTTGGTGAAAGCCGCACATTTTGAGCTAGGCAAAGTGATGAACCCCGCCGTCAAAGAGCGGATGCTGGAGTTATTTAACTCTGTCGATCATCAGCTGGTAACCCGCATTGCAGAAGGACTGGGCTTACCTGCTCCTACAGAAGTAACACCAAATCATGGGCAGAAATCTCCGGCGCTCAGTATCCAAACTATGCTAGAGAAGATGCCAGACAAATCTATTAAAAGTCGCAAGATTGCAATTCTAGCGGCGGATGGTGTAAATGCTCAGGAACTGGGCGCACTCCAAGAAGCACTAATGCAGCAGGGCGCTCATACAAAGGTCGTTGCGACTCATGGCGGTAAAATTAAAGGTGATGATGGTCAGCAGATCCCAGTTGAGATGACCTTTGTGACGGCTGCTTCTGTGATGTTTGATGCGGTGTATGTACCTGGTGGAGCGCAGAGCATCAAGATGCTTAAGCAGCAGGGAGAAGCCGTTCACTTCATTAACGAGGCATTTAAACACTGTAAAGCGATCGCCGCTACCAGCGAAGGCGTCGAACTACTATCGATGGCTAATCTTGAGGGCGTGAAGTTGTCGCAAGATGGGGTGCGCTCTGAAATCGGTGTGGTGACTTCTGGCCAAGCCTCTGATTTGAAATCGATAGCTGATGATTTTATTAGTGCGATCGCTCAACATCGCCATTGGATGAGATTTCAAAAGGAGATGGTGCCTGCATAG
- a CDS encoding alpha/beta hydrolase, producing the protein MNQKISRREFATLAGSGVVAIALGSPLLAKSAGAVSTPDAQMKAVLDELTSFNAPPIEKLSPMNARNNPTVADAVMGVLAKRRKPAVEMVGDVNHQLIPGPGGDLLARIYLPKGKGPFPVLVYFHGGGWVIANLDTYDSSCRALTNAANCIVVSVAYRQAPEHKFPAAAEDAYAATQWVMANAARINGDPKQVAVGGESAGGNLATVTCLMARDRGGKLPVHQMLIYPVTNYAFDTPSYQENANAKPLNKAMMMWFWRQYLNSESDGSNPYASPLRAENLRGLPPATVITAEIDPLRSEGEAYAKRLREAGSPVKATNYNGVTHEFFGTGAVVDKAKQAVREAAAELRSGFLGK; encoded by the coding sequence ATGAATCAAAAGATATCGAGAAGAGAGTTTGCCACACTGGCAGGGTCGGGGGTGGTGGCGATCGCCTTAGGTAGCCCACTTCTGGCAAAGTCAGCAGGAGCTGTATCCACACCTGATGCCCAGATGAAAGCCGTGTTAGATGAACTTACCTCTTTTAACGCACCCCCCATTGAGAAATTGTCGCCCATGAATGCTCGCAACAACCCGACTGTGGCAGATGCAGTCATGGGTGTGCTTGCCAAACGTCGCAAACCTGCGGTGGAAATGGTCGGGGATGTCAACCATCAACTTATACCAGGGCCGGGGGGCGATCTCCTCGCGCGTATTTATCTACCAAAGGGAAAGGGGCCCTTCCCTGTGCTGGTCTACTTCCACGGTGGCGGCTGGGTAATCGCCAATTTAGATACCTATGATTCATCGTGCCGCGCTTTGACTAATGCAGCTAACTGTATAGTTGTATCTGTCGCCTATCGCCAAGCCCCAGAACATAAGTTTCCCGCAGCTGCGGAAGATGCTTATGCTGCAACTCAATGGGTTATGGCGAATGCTGCCCGAATCAACGGCGACCCCAAGCAGGTTGCAGTCGGCGGCGAGAGCGCAGGTGGCAACTTGGCAACTGTCACCTGCTTAATGGCACGTGACAGAGGTGGTAAGTTACCTGTGCATCAGATGCTAATCTACCCTGTTACCAATTACGCCTTTGACACACCCTCCTACCAGGAGAATGCCAACGCCAAACCGCTTAACAAAGCAATGATGATGTGGTTCTGGAGGCAATATCTAAACAGTGAATCTGATGGGAGTAATCCCTATGCTTCACCACTGCGAGCAGAAAACCTGCGTGGTCTGCCACCTGCGACCGTGATTACGGCAGAAATTGACCCTCTGCGTAGTGAAGGAGAAGCCTACGCCAAGCGTTTGCGTGAGGCGGGTTCCCCTGTAAAGGCAACCAACTATAACGGCGTGACTCATGAATTCTTTGGCACCGGAGCAGTGGTAGATAAGGCAAAGCAAGCGGTTAGGGAAGCGGCAGCCGAACTGCGCTCTGGATTTCTGGGTAAGTAA
- the psbA gene encoding photosystem II q(b) protein has product MTTTIQRRESANVWDRFCEWITSTNNRIYIGWFGVVMIPTLLAATACFVIAFIAAPPVDIDGIREPVAGSLIYGNNIISGAVVPSSNAIGLHFYPIWEAASLDEWLYNGGPYQLVIFHFLIGIFCYMGREWELSYRLGMRPWIAIAYSAPVAAASAVFLVYPIGQGSFSDGMPLGISGTFNFMIVFQAEHNILMHPFHQLGVAGVFGGSLFSAMHGSLVTSSLVRETTETESLNYGYKFGQEEETYNIVAAHGYFGRLIFQYASFNNSRSLHFFLAAWPVIGIWFTALGVSTMAFNLNGFNFNQSIIDSEGRVIATWADVINRANLGMEVMHERNAHNFPLDLAAGDFAPVALTAPAING; this is encoded by the coding sequence ATGACAACAACCATTCAACGTCGCGAAAGCGCCAACGTATGGGATCGATTCTGTGAGTGGATCACCAGCACCAACAACCGGATCTACATCGGTTGGTTCGGCGTTGTCATGATCCCCACCCTGCTAGCCGCCACCGCTTGCTTCGTAATCGCCTTCATCGCCGCACCTCCAGTAGACATCGATGGTATCCGTGAACCCGTGGCAGGTTCTTTAATCTACGGAAACAACATCATCTCTGGTGCAGTAGTACCTTCCTCCAACGCTATCGGCTTGCACTTCTACCCAATTTGGGAAGCAGCATCCTTAGATGAGTGGTTGTACAACGGCGGCCCTTACCAATTGGTAATCTTCCACTTCCTGATTGGCATATTCTGCTACATGGGACGTGAATGGGAACTATCCTACCGTTTAGGAATGCGTCCTTGGATTGCTATAGCATATTCTGCTCCAGTAGCAGCAGCAAGTGCAGTATTCTTGGTATACCCAATCGGACAAGGTTCCTTCTCTGATGGTATGCCCTTGGGTATAAGCGGAACATTCAACTTCATGATCGTCTTCCAAGCAGAACACAACATCTTGATGCACCCCTTCCACCAACTAGGTGTAGCAGGTGTATTCGGTGGAAGTTTGTTCTCTGCAATGCACGGTTCTCTAGTAACTTCTTCCTTAGTTCGTGAAACCACCGAAACCGAATCTCTTAACTACGGTTACAAGTTCGGTCAAGAAGAAGAAACCTACAACATCGTTGCAGCCCACGGCTACTTCGGTCGTCTAATTTTCCAATACGCTTCTTTCAACAACAGCCGTTCACTGCACTTCTTCTTAGCAGCATGGCCTGTAATCGGCATCTGGTTCACCGCCTTGGGTGTAAGCACAATGGCGTTCAACTTGAACGGTTTCAACTTCAACCAATCAATCATTGACTCTGAAGGTCGAGTGATTGCGACTTGGGCAGATGTAATCAACCGCGCTAACTTGGGTATGGAAGTGATGCACGAGCGTAACGCTCACAACTTCCCCTTAGATTTGGCAGCAGGTGATTTTGCTCCTGTAGCTCTTACCGCTCCTGCTATCAACGGTTAA
- a CDS encoding Uma2 family endonuclease has protein sequence MTYIFAKTLTFEDFLSQYRDNPRYELADGELIDMEPTDPHETVSGKLATQIGIYLVAEQLPWFIPRTCLIYPFADAATARRPDVVVLDETVLNREPLWEREPVITLGRSIKLVVEVVSTNWETDYARKVEEYALLGIPEYWIVDYRGLGGVAFIGKPKQPTFTVCQLVEDTYTQQKYRLNQSINSLLLPSLQLRLDDILPR, from the coding sequence ATGACATATATCTTTGCAAAAACCCTTACCTTTGAAGATTTTTTGTCTCAATACCGAGATAATCCTCGCTATGAGCTGGCAGATGGAGAACTAATTGACATGGAACCCACTGACCCGCACGAAACGGTGAGTGGCAAACTTGCAACCCAAATTGGTATCTACCTTGTTGCAGAACAACTCCCCTGGTTTATTCCTCGCACTTGTTTAATTTATCCCTTTGCAGATGCAGCTACAGCTCGTCGTCCTGATGTCGTAGTTCTCGATGAAACTGTTCTCAACCGTGAACCCCTTTGGGAACGAGAACCTGTAATTACACTGGGGCGATCCATTAAACTGGTGGTTGAAGTTGTTAGCACCAACTGGGAAACTGACTATGCTCGCAAGGTTGAGGAATATGCCCTCTTAGGCATTCCTGAATATTGGATTGTGGATTATCGAGGATTAGGCGGTGTGGCATTTATTGGTAAACCCAAACAACCTACCTTTACTGTCTGTCAATTGGTTGAAGACACCTATACTCAACAAAAATATCGGCTAAACCAATCAATTAACTCGCTGCTTTTGCCTAGTCTTCAACTTCGCTTAGATGATATTCTGCCTCGTTAA
- a CDS encoding retroviral-like aspartic protease, whose protein sequence is MLDGKRFPFIERSNSFGLSSTMPYLPLRLTYRTLSVQVMALLDTGASVNVLPYEVGLQLGAVWEEQTIPVQLSGNLACLEARGLVLSATVAEFSPVLLAFAWTESTEAPLILGQMNFFAEFDVCFYRFDLAFELRPRKK, encoded by the coding sequence ATGCTTGACGGTAAGAGATTTCCTTTCATTGAGCGAAGCAATAGCTTTGGTCTTTCTAGCACCATGCCGTACCTACCACTGAGGTTAACCTACAGAACCCTCTCTGTGCAAGTTATGGCTTTGTTAGATACAGGTGCAAGCGTCAATGTTTTGCCTTACGAAGTTGGTCTGCAACTGGGAGCAGTCTGGGAAGAACAGACAATCCCAGTCCAGTTAAGCGGAAATTTGGCTTGTCTGGAAGCGCGCGGCTTAGTTCTATCAGCTACAGTTGCTGAATTTTCACCCGTCCTTCTCGCGTTTGCATGGACAGAATCAACAGAAGCTCCTTTAATTCTCGGACAGATGAATTTTTTTGCCGAGTTTGATGTATGCTTTTACCGCTTCGATTTAGCTTTTGAGTTACGTCCAAGAAAAAAATAA